From Ignisphaera aggregans DSM 17230, the proteins below share one genomic window:
- a CDS encoding hypothetical protein (KEGG: dka:DKAM_0935 hypothetical protein~SPTR: B8D580 Putative uncharacterized protein) — translation MSGKVEKSIEEVLKKYFGISLPRIGIGILMLIFGILVIVLPALISWLVGLYLIIAGILVIVEEYMRSKAFASTSKGAS, via the coding sequence ATGTCTGGAAAAGTAGAGAAATCGATAGAAGAAGTTCTTAAGAAATATTTTGGAATTAGCTTGCCTAGAATAGGCATAGGGATTTTAATGCTAATATTTGGGATATTAGTAATAGTGCTACCAGCACTAATATCATGGCTTGTAGGACTATATCTAATTATAGCAGGTATTCTAGTGATAGTTGAAGAGTATATGAGATCTAAAGCATTTGCTAGTACTAGCAAAGGTGCATCTTAG